The Luteolibacter arcticus genome includes a window with the following:
- a CDS encoding vWA domain-containing protein — protein sequence MSFLNSSLIWLLPLAGIPFLIHWLSRRFPKRFLFSSIEDIRRTVAGRSRLFRWRHLLMLLLRTLALLALLGAFLKPVIASRASAHGKEGRRVLLLVDHSLSMTHAEGGTTALSRAKGEARRLLDSLDPADRFNVIRVDASPASAFIEFSTLRDAAMAFLDDSPAPVGTADFHAANQLAAELARDEKGELDVYYFSDFQRGNWADVAYASLPADARLFFVSATGEKQRGNRAVTGIKLAEGAVIAGGEIELSIRVANHSPNPWSGKIEAGFDPAHLREREIMLAPWSETDAPLVVPVPAGGLQKLTATLQPDDLPADDTRNLVVQVREREEVVLLTGPEANGGTPAPSLFLRTAVDPYGGDKGVYRPRPLEPGGLTPAALSASSRLIASRLPLLGDEQAGTLATFLRGGGGMILFLDGESDRANLDKVSTLLGEALPLRLTEKLSSENLPGGAMQVASGDFRSRFLRLFEGERRQNLSLLEFYDLYHAVPTGTGRTLLNYADGTPALTESQIGLGTLVICNFSVSEASSNLARQRLFPAWIHEMLLRMGDTANAAMESYVPGDTISGESWAAEATGREFIVPPSTKPIVRRDPSGERLRLTFTATAPGFYRLPGGDGRDLLAFAVNPDPRESDLRSIDPAVLPDRAGGSNPGATYVGETADYGILLRGRPVFHWFLLGALGLLLIEAILFKTFKPRTA from the coding sequence ATGTCCTTCCTCAATTCCTCGCTGATCTGGCTGCTGCCGCTGGCGGGGATTCCATTCCTCATCCACTGGCTCAGCCGGCGTTTTCCGAAGCGCTTCCTGTTCTCGTCGATCGAGGACATCCGCCGCACGGTCGCGGGTCGCTCGCGCTTGTTCCGCTGGCGGCACCTGCTGATGCTGCTGTTGCGGACGCTGGCATTGCTCGCGCTGCTAGGCGCGTTCCTCAAGCCGGTGATCGCGTCCCGTGCCTCCGCTCATGGGAAGGAAGGGCGGCGCGTGCTGCTGCTGGTCGACCACTCGCTCAGCATGACCCACGCCGAGGGTGGCACCACGGCCTTGTCGCGGGCGAAGGGGGAGGCGCGGCGTCTGTTGGATTCGCTCGATCCCGCGGACCGCTTCAATGTCATCCGCGTCGATGCCTCGCCGGCGTCTGCGTTCATCGAGTTCTCCACGCTGCGCGATGCGGCAATGGCCTTCCTTGATGACTCGCCGGCACCGGTGGGCACGGCGGATTTCCACGCGGCCAACCAACTCGCCGCCGAACTCGCGCGGGATGAGAAGGGGGAGCTCGATGTCTATTACTTCTCCGACTTCCAGCGCGGCAACTGGGCGGATGTCGCCTACGCTTCGCTGCCAGCGGATGCGCGGCTGTTCTTTGTGTCCGCCACCGGGGAGAAGCAACGCGGCAACCGCGCGGTGACCGGCATCAAGCTCGCGGAAGGAGCTGTCATTGCCGGTGGCGAGATCGAGCTTTCGATCCGTGTCGCCAATCATTCGCCGAATCCGTGGAGCGGCAAGATCGAGGCGGGCTTCGATCCCGCCCATCTGCGCGAGCGGGAGATCATGCTCGCTCCGTGGTCGGAGACGGACGCGCCGCTGGTCGTGCCGGTGCCCGCTGGTGGCTTGCAGAAATTGACCGCGACGCTTCAGCCGGATGATTTGCCCGCCGATGATACCCGGAATCTCGTCGTGCAGGTGCGTGAGCGCGAGGAGGTCGTGCTGCTTACCGGCCCGGAGGCCAATGGAGGAACGCCTGCGCCATCGCTCTTCCTGCGGACCGCCGTCGATCCCTATGGCGGAGACAAGGGCGTGTATCGTCCGCGGCCCTTGGAGCCCGGCGGGCTGACGCCGGCGGCGCTTTCGGCCAGCAGTCGCTTGATCGCATCGCGCCTGCCGTTGTTAGGCGATGAGCAGGCGGGCACGCTGGCCACGTTCTTGCGCGGCGGGGGTGGGATGATCCTGTTCCTCGACGGCGAGTCGGATCGCGCGAATCTCGACAAGGTCTCCACGCTGTTAGGCGAGGCTTTGCCGTTGCGCCTTACGGAGAAGCTCAGCTCGGAAAACCTGCCCGGCGGCGCGATGCAGGTGGCCAGCGGCGATTTCCGCTCGCGCTTCCTGCGGCTGTTCGAGGGCGAGCGGCGGCAGAATCTTTCGCTGCTGGAATTCTACGACCTCTATCATGCCGTGCCCACCGGCACCGGTCGCACGCTGCTGAACTACGCCGATGGCACGCCCGCGCTGACCGAGAGCCAGATCGGCCTCGGCACGCTGGTGATCTGCAATTTCTCGGTCTCGGAAGCCTCGAGCAATCTCGCCCGCCAGCGGCTCTTCCCGGCATGGATCCATGAAATGCTGCTGCGCATGGGCGACACCGCGAACGCCGCGATGGAATCCTACGTCCCCGGCGACACCATCTCCGGTGAAAGCTGGGCCGCGGAAGCCACCGGGCGTGAATTCATCGTGCCGCCAAGTACGAAGCCCATCGTACGTCGCGATCCCTCCGGCGAACGGCTGCGCCTCACCTTTACCGCCACGGCTCCCGGATTCTACCGGTTGCCCGGTGGTGATGGTCGCGACCTGCTGGCCTTCGCGGTGAATCCCGATCCGCGCGAGTCCGACCTCCGCTCGATCGATCCCGCTGTGCTGCCGGACCGCGCCGGTGGCAGCAATCCGGGCGCGACCTACGTCGGTGAGACCGCGGACTACGGTATCCTGCTGCGCGGGCGACCGGTGTTCCACTGGTTCCTGCTTGGCGCGCTCGGCCTGCTGCTGATCGAGGCCATCCTGTTCAAGACCTTCAAACCGCGAACCGCCTGA
- a CDS encoding DUF58 domain-containing protein codes for MATPIPEPRGEPTVLGARFASALQRATAGSPPPFPKSLPTTPPPFPTAITPDAAAERNREHQALRLLNQAELERFKNLIVFAKTTVESQFSGRHKSPDLGSGGEFAEYQAYLPGLPVHAIDWRIYARTRKLVIRRYREETDMDVHLLVDASGSMDFLGGGSENKGRRAARIAAALAYLMMKQGDKASLTLFADRVVDHLPAGGGQRHLLSALRSLVRPAYGATGLTDLPGAITECSRLYKRRGRLVILSDFLGHDPAEIFDALGPLIHRGFAILLMQILDPEERTLPDAPLARFVDMETGESIEVEPAEIRDAYAARVHERCESLAADGAKHRVEFTSLGTESPYREAIESYLGFRTAKN; via the coding sequence ATGGCCACGCCGATCCCCGAGCCTCGTGGCGAGCCGACCGTGCTGGGCGCGCGCTTCGCGTCGGCGCTGCAGAGGGCGACGGCGGGGTCTCCGCCTCCCTTTCCCAAATCACTGCCAACGACACCCCCGCCGTTTCCCACCGCCATCACTCCCGATGCCGCGGCGGAAAGGAATCGCGAGCATCAGGCGCTGCGCCTGCTCAATCAGGCGGAGCTCGAGCGCTTCAAGAACCTCATCGTTTTCGCGAAGACCACCGTCGAAAGCCAGTTCAGCGGACGCCACAAGTCGCCCGACCTCGGCAGCGGCGGTGAATTCGCCGAGTACCAAGCTTACCTGCCCGGTCTGCCGGTCCACGCGATCGACTGGCGCATTTACGCACGCACCCGCAAGCTGGTCATCCGGCGCTACCGCGAGGAGACCGACATGGATGTCCACTTGCTGGTCGATGCGTCCGGCTCGATGGATTTCCTCGGCGGTGGCAGCGAAAACAAGGGCCGCCGGGCCGCCCGCATCGCCGCGGCGCTCGCCTACCTGATGATGAAGCAGGGCGACAAGGCTTCGCTCACGCTATTCGCCGACCGCGTCGTCGATCACTTGCCGGCCGGTGGCGGCCAGCGGCATTTGCTTTCCGCGCTGCGCTCACTGGTGCGGCCGGCCTACGGGGCCACCGGCCTAACAGATCTGCCCGGCGCGATCACCGAGTGCAGCCGGCTTTACAAGCGACGCGGGCGGCTGGTCATTCTCTCGGATTTCCTCGGCCACGATCCCGCTGAGATTTTCGATGCCCTCGGCCCGCTCATTCATCGCGGTTTCGCGATCCTGCTGATGCAGATCCTCGATCCCGAGGAACGCACGCTGCCGGATGCCCCGCTCGCGCGCTTCGTGGACATGGAGACCGGCGAATCGATCGAGGTCGAGCCGGCCGAGATCCGCGACGCCTACGCCGCCCGCGTCCATGAGCGCTGCGAGTCGCTCGCTGCCGATGGCGCGAAGCACCGCGTCGAGTTCACCTCACTCGGCACCGAGAGCCCGTATCGCGAGGCGATCGAGTCCTACCTCGGCTTCCGCACCGCCAAGAACTGA
- a CDS encoding AAA family ATPase: MSSPGSKTDDVARASKAIMAELAKVIVGQDDIVRGLVASLFANGHCLLIGVPGLAKTLLVQSIARVLGVDFKRIQFTPDLMPSDILGSEVIHEHQGRMEFQFRPGPVFTNLLLADEINRTPPKTQSALLEAMQERRVTTAGQNRLLPDPFLVVATQNPIEHEGTYPLPEAQLDRFMFSLDLGYPSRLEEIDIVRRTTIGETAELATVITGQDILGIQKLVRAMPVADHVLGYAVDLTASTRPNSGKKTADTYIEWGAGPRASQYLILGAKAFAIMEGRAAPEAFDVRKAAPMVLGHRIVPNYRATGEGLKAADLVRTLIGETKEPTY; encoded by the coding sequence ATGAGCTCCCCCGGAAGTAAGACCGATGATGTGGCCCGCGCCTCGAAGGCGATCATGGCCGAGCTGGCAAAGGTCATCGTCGGCCAGGACGATATTGTCCGCGGACTGGTCGCGTCGCTCTTTGCCAATGGCCACTGCCTCCTGATCGGCGTGCCCGGTCTCGCGAAGACCCTGCTGGTGCAGTCGATTGCACGCGTGCTGGGCGTCGATTTCAAGCGCATCCAATTCACGCCGGACCTGATGCCCTCGGACATTCTCGGCTCTGAGGTCATCCACGAGCACCAAGGGCGCATGGAATTCCAATTCCGCCCCGGCCCGGTATTCACGAATCTCCTGCTGGCGGACGAAATCAACCGCACGCCGCCAAAGACCCAGTCGGCCCTGCTGGAGGCAATGCAGGAGCGCCGCGTCACCACCGCCGGGCAGAACCGCCTGCTGCCGGATCCTTTCCTCGTCGTCGCCACGCAGAATCCGATCGAGCACGAAGGCACCTATCCGCTGCCGGAAGCGCAGCTCGACCGTTTCATGTTCTCGCTCGATCTCGGCTACCCGTCGCGGTTGGAGGAAATCGACATCGTCCGCCGCACCACCATCGGCGAGACCGCGGAGCTGGCGACGGTCATCACCGGTCAGGATATCCTCGGGATCCAGAAGCTCGTCCGCGCGATGCCGGTGGCAGATCACGTGCTCGGCTACGCGGTGGATCTCACGGCCTCGACCCGGCCCAATTCCGGAAAGAAAACCGCCGACACCTACATCGAGTGGGGCGCGGGCCCACGGGCGTCGCAGTACTTGATCCTCGGTGCGAAGGCCTTCGCGATCATGGAAGGCCGCGCCGCGCCGGAGGCCTTCGACGTGAGAAAGGCGGCACCGATGGTGCTCGGCCACCGCATCGTGCCGAACTACCGCGCCACCGGGGAAGGACTGAAGGCCGCCGATCTCGTCCGCACCTTGATCGGCGAAACCAAGGAACCGACCTACTGA
- a CDS encoding sulfatase family protein codes for MSCSFLSIFAVGFALTLSAGAKPLNIVLLYADDWRHDTLGCAGHPVVKTPRLDGLAKDGVRFTRACVTTSICGVSRATMLTGQWMSRHGNRGFDAFRTPWEETWPGILREAEWWSGHVGKWHCGKFQAGRFDFARSYSGTHFLKQEDGNEIHVTRKNETDALDFLRERPKDKPFCLAVNFFATHAEDGHPDQYRPQPESAALYQDITVPTVADTFAKLPPGVASEKNEGRRRWHLRFDTPEKYQTSMKNYFRLVSEVDTACGRVLDELKSQGLLEETLVIFTTDNGYFHGEHGLADKWYPYEESIRVPLIVRDPRLAPEKRGTTNDALVLNVDLAPTILAAAEKTAPATMQGSNFSPLYLAPENPPWREDFFYEHAVIRDKDFIPASEALVTRDWKYIFWPDSGYEELFDLKNDPGEQANLATTEPKRLEAMRERFRTLKVAAR; via the coding sequence ATGAGCTGCAGTTTCCTTTCCATTTTCGCGGTTGGTTTCGCATTGACCCTTTCCGCAGGAGCCAAGCCGCTCAATATCGTGCTGCTCTATGCCGACGACTGGCGCCACGACACGCTCGGCTGCGCCGGCCATCCGGTGGTGAAAACGCCGCGGCTCGATGGCTTGGCCAAGGACGGCGTGCGCTTCACCCGGGCCTGCGTGACCACCTCCATCTGCGGCGTGAGCCGGGCCACAATGCTGACCGGCCAATGGATGTCGCGCCATGGGAACCGCGGCTTCGACGCCTTCCGGACGCCGTGGGAGGAAACCTGGCCGGGCATCTTGCGCGAAGCAGAATGGTGGTCCGGCCACGTCGGCAAATGGCACTGCGGCAAATTCCAGGCGGGCCGCTTCGACTTCGCCCGCAGCTACTCCGGCACGCATTTCCTCAAGCAGGAGGATGGCAACGAGATCCACGTCACCCGCAAGAACGAGACCGATGCGCTCGACTTCCTGCGCGAGCGACCGAAGGACAAGCCGTTCTGCCTAGCGGTGAATTTCTTCGCCACACACGCCGAGGACGGCCATCCGGATCAATATCGTCCGCAGCCGGAGAGTGCGGCGCTTTATCAGGACATCACGGTGCCGACGGTGGCGGACACCTTCGCCAAGCTGCCGCCCGGCGTGGCGAGCGAGAAGAACGAAGGTCGCCGGCGCTGGCACCTGCGCTTCGATACCCCGGAGAAATACCAGACCTCCATGAAGAACTACTTCCGTCTCGTCTCGGAGGTGGACACCGCCTGTGGCCGCGTGCTGGACGAGCTGAAGTCGCAGGGCTTGTTAGAAGAGACGCTAGTCATCTTCACCACCGACAATGGCTACTTCCACGGCGAACACGGGCTGGCCGACAAATGGTATCCCTACGAGGAGTCCATCCGTGTTCCACTCATCGTGCGGGATCCGCGATTGGCACCGGAAAAGCGCGGGACCACGAATGATGCCCTCGTCCTCAATGTCGACCTTGCTCCCACCATTCTGGCCGCCGCGGAGAAGACCGCGCCCGCCACGATGCAGGGCAGCAATTTCTCCCCGCTCTACCTCGCACCCGAGAATCCCCCGTGGCGCGAAGACTTCTTCTACGAGCACGCCGTGATCCGCGACAAGGACTTCATCCCGGCCTCGGAAGCATTGGTTACGCGGGATTGGAAATACATATTCTGGCCGGATAGCGGCTACGAGGAACTCTTCGATTTGAAGAACGATCCCGGGGAGCAAGCCAACCTCGCGACGACCGAGCCGAAGCGACTGGAAGCGATGCGCGAGCGCTTCAGGACTCTCAAGGTGGCAGCACGCTGA
- a CDS encoding DUF2306 domain-containing protein: protein MFPIAISAFRWIGWLAYLTGALLIVTNTVADFGPGGEGIFIGQRGAIGEQPVWLLCLYVHVASGVVCLIASLPQLSRMVLRGFPKLHRWSGRIYAATMLILVCPSGMYLALHAKGGVLGKAGFLLLGAATFHTTLRGVTSMIGGSRDLAAHRGWMTRSFAFAASAITFRILHLVFFQLGLAEETNYVTSLWLSVLGNAAVAELVLRRRSRSSAISSPIPSVS from the coding sequence GTGTTTCCCATCGCCATCTCCGCGTTCCGGTGGATCGGTTGGCTCGCCTACCTGACCGGGGCGCTGCTCATCGTGACAAATACGGTCGCGGATTTCGGCCCCGGCGGCGAAGGAATCTTCATCGGGCAGCGCGGGGCCATCGGCGAACAACCGGTCTGGCTTCTCTGCCTGTACGTTCACGTTGCCAGCGGCGTGGTCTGCCTCATCGCGAGCCTGCCGCAGCTCTCCCGCATGGTGCTCCGCGGTTTTCCCAAACTCCATCGCTGGAGCGGCAGGATCTATGCGGCCACCATGCTGATCCTAGTGTGTCCCAGTGGAATGTATCTGGCGCTCCATGCCAAAGGTGGAGTCCTGGGGAAGGCGGGCTTCCTCCTGTTAGGCGCGGCCACGTTCCACACCACCCTGCGCGGCGTGACCTCCATGATCGGTGGCTCGCGCGACCTCGCGGCCCATCGCGGGTGGATGACGCGCTCCTTCGCTTTCGCCGCCAGCGCCATCACCTTCCGCATCCTTCACCTCGTCTTCTTCCAGCTCGGGCTGGCCGAGGAGACGAACTACGTGACTTCGCTGTGGCTCAGCGTCCTCGGCAATGCCGCGGTCGCCGAGCTGGTCCTCCGCCGCCGCTCCCGGAGCTCCGCAATTTCTTCCCCCATTCCATCCGTCTCATGA